A DNA window from Vigna unguiculata cultivar IT97K-499-35 chromosome 10, ASM411807v1, whole genome shotgun sequence contains the following coding sequences:
- the LOC114167670 gene encoding inositol-pentakisphosphate 2-kinase-like isoform X2 — translation MEVILQEEDAGKWVYRGEGAANLVLAYTGSFPTFIGKVMRIRKAPRSGAEVMTMRSPSALTAHERLLWKDVHELISSPDNEIANQHFVHHVMKPLLGSKFVDAGMLVGVTREFLESIEKKVIYQRPAWRVDNALVDMHRDSVLLLSDHSLFTHGNLGSSPCISVEIKPKWGFLPLSRYISEETAVKRTITRFQMHQVLKLQQGEISLLSEYNPLDLFSGSKEITFKAIKDLFTSPQNNFRVFMNGSLIFGGLGGGAENTNICIAKAFEDALESVIQSDDGLRTENLLTLVTEAVQTSGVVDRLLEVQKLDNVDIEGAIHAYYDVSHQQCMVCSQLNAEQQKRYTSLHSASLDESLRIVKDFLVAATAKDCSFMICFRPRKEGDTGSVCDNVYLQSTNQTFEFKKSSVSRTAPFKVQAKATCKSMIASSTCT, via the exons ATGGAGGTCATTTTACAGGAAGAGGACGCAGGTAAGTGGGTTTACCGGGGCGAAGGAGCTGCTAATCTTGTTCTTGCATACACCGGATCGTTTCCTACGTTT ATTGGGAAAGTGATGCGCATTCGTAAGGCTCCGAGGAGTGGCGCTGAGGTCATGACTATGAGGAGCCCCTCTGCCTTGACTGCGCATGAACGTCTGCTTTGGAAAGACGTTCACGAACTCATTTCATCGCCGGACAATGAGATTGCTAACCAACACTTTGTCCACCACGTTATGAAGCCATTGCTTGGTTCCAAATTTGTTGATGCCGGG ATGCTTGTGGGGGTGACGAGGGAATTTCTTGAATCGATTGAAAAGAAAGTTATCTATCAACGTCCTGCTTGGAGAGTTGATAATGCACTGGTCGACATGCATCGTGATTCTGTGCTTCTCTTGTCTGATCATTCACTCTTCACTCACG GTAATCTAGGATCGAGCCCCTGCATATCTGTTGAGATAAAG CCCAAATGGGGATTTCTTCCTCTTTCAAGATACATATCTGAAGAAACTGCTGTCAAAAGGACCATAACTCGCTTTCAAATGCACCAAGTTCTAAAATTGCAGCAAGGAGAG ATATCTTTGCTAAGTGAATACAATCCACTTGATCTATTCTCTGGATCAAAGGAAATAACTTTTAAAGCTATCAAGGATCTCTTCACTTCACCTCAAAATAATTTCCGTGTATTTATGAACGGCTCTCTCATATTTGGTGGTCTGGGAGGCGGTGCCGAAAATACTAACATTTGTATTGCTAAAGCATTTGAAGATGCACTTGAGTCTGTCATTCAATCTGACGATGGTCTGCGTACAGAGAACTTGCTTACTCTTGTTACTGAGGCTGTGCAAACATCAGGAGTTGTTGATCGGCTTCTAGAGGTTCAGAAGCTTGATAATGTTGACATAGAAGGAGCCATCCATGCATATTATGATGTTAGTCATCAACAGTGCATGGTATGTAGTCAATTGAATGCAGAACAACAGAAAAGGTATACCTCTTTACATTCGGCTTCGTTGGATGAAAGCTTGAGAATTGTAAAGGACTTTCTAGTAGCAGCAACTGCAAAAGACTGCAGCTTTATGATATGTTTTAGACCAAGGAAAGAGGGGGATACTGGATCTGTATGTGATAACGTGTATCTTCAGTCAACTAACCAAACCTTTGAATTCAAG AAGTCTAGCGTCAGTAGAACTGCTCCGTTCAAGGTGCAGGCAAAAGCAACTTGTAAAAGCATGATTGCGTCCTCAACTTGTACGTAA
- the LOC114167670 gene encoding inositol-pentakisphosphate 2-kinase-like isoform X3, with product MEVILQEEDAGKWVYRGEGAANLVLAYTGSFPTFIGKVMRIRKAPRSGAEVMTMRSPSALTAHERLLWKDVHELISSPDNEIANQHFVHHVMKPLLGSKFVDAGMLVGVTREFLESIEKKVIYQRPAWRVDNALVDMHRDSVLLLSDHSLFTHGNLGSSPCISVEIKPKWGFLPLSRYISEETAVKRTITRFQMHQVLKLQQGEISLLSEYNPLDLFSGSKEITFKAIKDLFTSPQNNFRVFMNGSLIFGGLGGGAENTNICIAKAFEDALESVIQSDDGLRTENLLTLVTEAVQTSGVVDRLLEVQKLDNVDIEGAIHAYYDVSHQQCMVCSQLNAEQQKRYTSLHSASLDESLRIVKDFLVAATAKDCSFMICFRPRKEGDTGSVCDNVYLQSTNQTFEFKYSESLCYRQWFQLSSGFSFGQPSLVVA from the exons ATGGAGGTCATTTTACAGGAAGAGGACGCAGGTAAGTGGGTTTACCGGGGCGAAGGAGCTGCTAATCTTGTTCTTGCATACACCGGATCGTTTCCTACGTTT ATTGGGAAAGTGATGCGCATTCGTAAGGCTCCGAGGAGTGGCGCTGAGGTCATGACTATGAGGAGCCCCTCTGCCTTGACTGCGCATGAACGTCTGCTTTGGAAAGACGTTCACGAACTCATTTCATCGCCGGACAATGAGATTGCTAACCAACACTTTGTCCACCACGTTATGAAGCCATTGCTTGGTTCCAAATTTGTTGATGCCGGG ATGCTTGTGGGGGTGACGAGGGAATTTCTTGAATCGATTGAAAAGAAAGTTATCTATCAACGTCCTGCTTGGAGAGTTGATAATGCACTGGTCGACATGCATCGTGATTCTGTGCTTCTCTTGTCTGATCATTCACTCTTCACTCACG GTAATCTAGGATCGAGCCCCTGCATATCTGTTGAGATAAAG CCCAAATGGGGATTTCTTCCTCTTTCAAGATACATATCTGAAGAAACTGCTGTCAAAAGGACCATAACTCGCTTTCAAATGCACCAAGTTCTAAAATTGCAGCAAGGAGAG ATATCTTTGCTAAGTGAATACAATCCACTTGATCTATTCTCTGGATCAAAGGAAATAACTTTTAAAGCTATCAAGGATCTCTTCACTTCACCTCAAAATAATTTCCGTGTATTTATGAACGGCTCTCTCATATTTGGTGGTCTGGGAGGCGGTGCCGAAAATACTAACATTTGTATTGCTAAAGCATTTGAAGATGCACTTGAGTCTGTCATTCAATCTGACGATGGTCTGCGTACAGAGAACTTGCTTACTCTTGTTACTGAGGCTGTGCAAACATCAGGAGTTGTTGATCGGCTTCTAGAGGTTCAGAAGCTTGATAATGTTGACATAGAAGGAGCCATCCATGCATATTATGATGTTAGTCATCAACAGTGCATGGTATGTAGTCAATTGAATGCAGAACAACAGAAAAGGTATACCTCTTTACATTCGGCTTCGTTGGATGAAAGCTTGAGAATTGTAAAGGACTTTCTAGTAGCAGCAACTGCAAAAGACTGCAGCTTTATGATATGTTTTAGACCAAGGAAAGAGGGGGATACTGGATCTGTATGTGATAACGTGTATCTTCAGTCAACTAACCAAACCTTTGAATTCAAG TACTCAGAAAGTCTATGTTATAGACAGTGGTTTCAGCTCAGTTCTGGTTTTTCGTTTGGTCAGCCTAGTTTGGTCGTGGCCTGA
- the LOC114165868 gene encoding glyoxylate/succinic semialdehyde reductase 1 — protein sequence MEVGFLGLGIMGKAMATNLLRHGFKVTVWNRTLSKCEELVQYGASVGETPATVVKKCKYTIAMLSDPSAALSVVFDKDGVLDHINGKGYIDMSTVDADTSSKISEAIKEKGGYFLEAPVSGSKKPAEDGQLVILAAGDKALYDEALPAFDILGKKSFFLGDVGNGAKMKLVVNMIMGSVMNAFSEGLTLAERSGLSPATLLDVLDLGAISNGMFKLKGPTMLQNSYSPAFPLKHQQKDMRLALALGDENAVSMPIAAAANEAFKKARSMGLGDHDFSAVHETYKAPHHSS from the exons atggagGTTGGGTTCTTAGGTTTGGGGATAATGGGCAAGGCTATGGCAACCAACTTGCTACGCCATGGCTTCAAAGTCACTGTTTGGAACAGAACCCTCTCCAAG TGTGAAGAACTTGTGCAATATGGTGCTTCTGTTGGAGAAACGCCAGCAACTGTAGTCAAGAAATGCAAGTATACAATTGCAATGTTATCTGATCCTTCCGCTGCTTTATCG GTTGTGTTTGATAAAGATGGTGTTCTTGATCATATTAATGGAAAAGGTTACATTGACATGTCAACTGTTGATGCTGATACATCCTCCAAGATATCTGAG GCAATCAAAGAAAAAGGTGGTTACTTCCTTGAAGCTCCTGTTTCGGGTAGCAAGAAGCCTGCAGAAGATGGCCAACTGGTTATACTAGCCGCTGGGGACAAG GCATTGTATGATGAAGCACTTCCAGCATTTGACATACTGGGGAAGAAGTCTTTCTTTTTGGGTGATGTTGGAAATGGTGCAAAAATGAAACTTGTTGTTAACATGATAATGGGCAG TGTGATGAATGCTTTCTCTGAGGGACTCACACTAGCTGAAAGAAGTGGTTTGAGCCCTGCAACACTTCTTGATGTGCTG GATCTTGGTGCCATAAGTAACGGCATGTTTAAATTGAAAGGACCTACAATGCTTCAAAATAGTTACTCCCCAGCTTTTCCCCTGAAACACCAGCAGAAGGACATGAGGTTAGCTCTTGCTCTTGGAGATGAAAATGCTGTATCAATGCCAATAGCAGCTGCAGCAAATGAg GCTTTCAAGAAGGCCAGAAGCATGGGGTTGGGAGACCATGATTTTTCAGCAGTTCATGAGACTTACAAAGCTCCTCATCATTCATCTTGA
- the LOC114167670 gene encoding inositol-pentakisphosphate 2-kinase-like isoform X1, protein MEVILQEEDAGKWVYRGEGAANLVLAYTGSFPTFIGKVMRIRKAPRSGAEVMTMRSPSALTAHERLLWKDVHELISSPDNEIANQHFVHHVMKPLLGSKFVDAGMLVGVTREFLESIEKKVIYQRPAWRVDNALVDMHRDSVLLLSDHSLFTHGNLGSSPCISVEIKPKWGFLPLSRYISEETAVKRTITRFQMHQVLKLQQGEISLLSEYNPLDLFSGSKEITFKAIKDLFTSPQNNFRVFMNGSLIFGGLGGGAENTNICIAKAFEDALESVIQSDDGLRTENLLTLVTEAVQTSGVVDRLLEVQKLDNVDIEGAIHAYYDVSHQQCMVCSQLNAEQQKRYTSLHSASLDESLRIVKDFLVAATAKDCSFMICFRPRKEGDTGSVCDNVYLQSTNQTFEFKVYFIDLDLKRMSKMEEYYELDKKIVSCYKEMSKMDHGRDL, encoded by the exons ATGGAGGTCATTTTACAGGAAGAGGACGCAGGTAAGTGGGTTTACCGGGGCGAAGGAGCTGCTAATCTTGTTCTTGCATACACCGGATCGTTTCCTACGTTT ATTGGGAAAGTGATGCGCATTCGTAAGGCTCCGAGGAGTGGCGCTGAGGTCATGACTATGAGGAGCCCCTCTGCCTTGACTGCGCATGAACGTCTGCTTTGGAAAGACGTTCACGAACTCATTTCATCGCCGGACAATGAGATTGCTAACCAACACTTTGTCCACCACGTTATGAAGCCATTGCTTGGTTCCAAATTTGTTGATGCCGGG ATGCTTGTGGGGGTGACGAGGGAATTTCTTGAATCGATTGAAAAGAAAGTTATCTATCAACGTCCTGCTTGGAGAGTTGATAATGCACTGGTCGACATGCATCGTGATTCTGTGCTTCTCTTGTCTGATCATTCACTCTTCACTCACG GTAATCTAGGATCGAGCCCCTGCATATCTGTTGAGATAAAG CCCAAATGGGGATTTCTTCCTCTTTCAAGATACATATCTGAAGAAACTGCTGTCAAAAGGACCATAACTCGCTTTCAAATGCACCAAGTTCTAAAATTGCAGCAAGGAGAG ATATCTTTGCTAAGTGAATACAATCCACTTGATCTATTCTCTGGATCAAAGGAAATAACTTTTAAAGCTATCAAGGATCTCTTCACTTCACCTCAAAATAATTTCCGTGTATTTATGAACGGCTCTCTCATATTTGGTGGTCTGGGAGGCGGTGCCGAAAATACTAACATTTGTATTGCTAAAGCATTTGAAGATGCACTTGAGTCTGTCATTCAATCTGACGATGGTCTGCGTACAGAGAACTTGCTTACTCTTGTTACTGAGGCTGTGCAAACATCAGGAGTTGTTGATCGGCTTCTAGAGGTTCAGAAGCTTGATAATGTTGACATAGAAGGAGCCATCCATGCATATTATGATGTTAGTCATCAACAGTGCATGGTATGTAGTCAATTGAATGCAGAACAACAGAAAAGGTATACCTCTTTACATTCGGCTTCGTTGGATGAAAGCTTGAGAATTGTAAAGGACTTTCTAGTAGCAGCAACTGCAAAAGACTGCAGCTTTATGATATGTTTTAGACCAAGGAAAGAGGGGGATACTGGATCTGTATGTGATAACGTGTATCTTCAGTCAACTAACCAAACCTTTGAATTCAAG GTGTATTTCATTGACTTGGATCTGAAGCGAATGAGTAAAATGGAAGAATATTATGAATTAGATAAGAAGATAGTGAGCTGCTACAAAGAAATGTCGAAAATGGACCATGGAAGAGATTTATGA
- the LOC114167672 gene encoding phosphatidylinositol/phosphatidylcholine transfer protein SFH8-like has product MAVGSTNKEESRPPLRAPGFTTTKLSSSTLKRLGELEEKVDMLQSKPNVMPYEKEELLNAAVYRVDALEAELIATKKGFDKTRRTYGTHRQSRKREIQEKGLLVKKTTCMVELFDGWFQYHTSLPPQIYTLYEENQLTGNDV; this is encoded by the exons ATGGCTGTTGGTTCAACAAATAAGGAGGAATCTCGTCCTCCTTTACGTGCTCCCGGATTCACAACGACAAAACTTTCCTCATCTACCTTAAAACGCCTCGGGGAGCTTGAAGAGAAAGTTGACATGCTGCAGTCAAAGCCTAATGTGATGCCATACGAGAAAGAGGAGCTGCTCAATGCTGCAGTTTATCGTGTGGATGCATTGGAAGCAGAGTTGATAGCCACAAAAAAAG GCTTTGATAAAACAAGAAGAACTTATGGCACACATAGACAAtcaagaaagagagaaattcAAG AGAAAGGTTTGCTGGTAAAGAAGACAACGTGCATGGTCGAGTTGTTCGATGGGTGGTTTCAGTATCATACTTCTCTCCCTCcacaaatatatacattatatgAGGAGAACCAATTGACGGGCAATGATGTATAA